From the genome of Scytonema hofmannii PCC 7110, one region includes:
- a CDS encoding type II toxin-antitoxin system ParD family antitoxin, whose product MTTIVNNGRIGHRDSLPQRCRTMNVHLGETLDKFVAELIDSGLYQSQSEVIREGLRLLKEREDLRVLRLEELRREVQKGLDSLASCEGTPLDIEHIKAEGRKRVASRRNNGV is encoded by the coding sequence TTGACAACTATTGTTAATAATGGCAGAATCGGCCACAGAGACTCATTACCTCAAAGGTGCCGCACCATGAACGTACATCTTGGCGAAACTCTGGATAAATTCGTCGCTGAACTTATCGACTCCGGACTCTACCAATCGCAAAGCGAGGTCATTCGCGAGGGACTTCGCCTCCTCAAGGAACGAGAGGATTTGCGCGTGCTCCGTCTTGAGGAACTTCGTCGGGAGGTACAAAAAGGACTCGATTCCCTCGCCTCGTGCGAGGGAACTCCGCTCGATATTGAGCATATCAAAGCCGAAGGACGTAAAAGGGTCGCTTCACGGCGCAACAACGGAGTGTAA